The Nitrospira sp. sequence AAACTCACCGAGGGAGGATAGCGTAAACCGGTTCAGAGAAGGAAGAGGGTCAGAAAAACGCCTGGACACTGAACAGAACATCGTTGTCGTAGTCACGATGGTTGTACTCCAGCCTCACCGTCCAATTCCGGGCCAACGTAAAACGTGACCCGACAAACCACCGGAAGTCGTCGGATTTGTCGCCCAACGGAAATTTTAGATAGGTTCCCGTCGCCATCACTTTCCACCGCTCGGTGAGATCGGCCAACATCCCGACCGTTCCACCGCCTCCGACTCGGTACATCTCATCATAAGCCTTGCTGACGTCCGCCTCGGCTTCCACGAAGGCAAACAGGACCTCCCGCTTCAGCAACCGAAATTCCTTCGCGCCTCCGATACCGGCGTTGAAGAGACCATTGCTGCAGAGTTGACAGTCATTATAGCGAATCGTGTTCATGCCGATGTTGACCTTCCATGACGGGGCATGAAAGACAGAGTCGATCGGCGAAAGTGAGAGGAGATTCAGCAGCGTGGCCCGTTCTACGCGGGTCTGTGCGGCGCGATTGTAATGACGGATCGTAATGGATGCCATTTCGATCTGGGCACCGGGTGTATAGCCTATTTCCGGGTCGAGCAAATCGTGGTAGCCGGCCCGCACCGACGCTTCCTCGAACGTATCGTCGTTCCGCCAACCGCCCCCTATGCTGGCCCGTGACGTCTTATGTCCTAGCTCAGGTCGCTCGGCGAAGGGTCGCACGGTGAATTCTTCGGATGGAATGCGAAGCTGACTGCGAGCGGCCAGAATCGCCTTGTTGCGCTCTTTCCATTCAGGTTTCGGCGAATCGGTCGTCTCAATCCGATACCGCATGTAGTCCGAAGCGAGGTCGAGCAGAAAGGCTTGTTTGGAGAGTTCCAACTCGGTGAATGCCCGTGAGCTCACCGCGCTTGGATCTTGTGTGATCCGATGAGCCAGATCCCGTTGCCCTGCGGGCAAGGATTCTCGCTTTCGTTTGATGACCGTGCTGCGGGACGGTCGATACGCGATATCGGATACCAGACCAGGTTTCGATGTTATGAGCCGGATGGTGTCGGCCGGGACCGTCCAAAGAACGAATTCATCGGTGAGGTGTAAATCCGGGTCGGCATAATCCAATAGGGCCATAAGATGGTAGGAGCAGTTCTCCTTGAAGAAAAAATAATCAAAGTACGCATTCCCGAGTTCCCACGCATGCATCAAAAATCGTCGTAACTGATTTTCAGTGAGATTCAGACGATACTCCCAAATATCCCGGTTC is a genomic window containing:
- a CDS encoding DUF4105 domain-containing protein — protein: MWFFIFIRVSAPALILLAAMTSLTVAESTSNEYLDQLIQQARTARLADQREWHLLLHYRKGLFGGYESEQDDPGFFLSPNGKTDPAAELNATLAKFFSDELVGSTRQPAQCAFIARYHWLKERLNFDATRLLPLACERFHRWYEDFEVQSISLIFPSAFLNNPASMFGHTLFRVDQKGQTEQTRILAYTINYAAQVPPDAGIAFPVKGIFGIYKGYFSTIPYYLKVQEYRDIENRDIWEYRLNLTENQLRRFLMHAWELGNAYFDYFFFKENCSYHLMALLDYADPDLHLTDEFVLWTVPADTIRLITSKPGLVSDIAYRPSRSTVIKRKRESLPAGQRDLAHRITQDPSAVSSRAFTELELSKQAFLLDLASDYMRYRIETTDSPKPEWKERNKAILAARSQLRIPSEEFTVRPFAERPELGHKTSRASIGGGWRNDDTFEEASVRAGYHDLLDPEIGYTPGAQIEMASITIRHYNRAAQTRVERATLLNLLSLSPIDSVFHAPSWKVNIGMNTIRYNDCQLCSNGLFNAGIGGAKEFRLLKREVLFAFVEAEADVSKAYDEMYRVGGGGTVGMLADLTERWKVMATGTYLKFPLGDKSDDFRWFVGSRFTLARNWTVRLEYNHRDYDNDVLFSVQAFF